One stretch of Tepidibacter hydrothermalis DNA includes these proteins:
- a CDS encoding HlyD family secretion protein: protein MRRLKVLSILLILFSITGCSKDTSLVYTGTLEATEVDLNSEVSSTVKNVFVDEGSSVKKGDKILQIDDASLLIKLNQANAQLNASKADFEDVSNGSRNEEIKKAQANLESIDALLSGAKSEYEYVRDNYNDLKSLYEQDAVSKKELDGAKTSMDKAYSNFQNVQKQYESAKSSVDLVLSGSTSEKIKKAKAQVDYMKANVDLLNYQLSKATIYSPIDGVIQNINYDEGELVLNGANVANIINLTDRWVKIYIPQKQLNKVSLNQEVNIKADYLKDKKLTGKIVYISSKAEFTPKNVESKESKEEMVFEVKVKIDDQSNLLKPGMLVDIDLEGDLNGK, encoded by the coding sequence TTGAGAAGGTTAAAAGTTTTGAGTATATTATTAATATTATTCAGTATAACTGGGTGTTCTAAGGATACAAGTTTGGTTTATACGGGAACATTAGAAGCGACGGAGGTTGATCTTAATAGCGAAGTATCATCAACTGTTAAAAATGTTTTTGTAGATGAGGGGAGTAGTGTAAAAAAAGGAGATAAAATACTTCAAATTGATGATGCTTCTCTTTTGATTAAATTAAATCAGGCAAATGCCCAACTTAATGCTTCTAAGGCAGATTTTGAAGATGTATCAAACGGTTCAAGAAATGAGGAAATAAAAAAAGCTCAAGCTAATTTAGAAAGTATAGATGCTCTTTTAAGTGGAGCTAAAAGTGAGTATGAATATGTACGTGATAATTATAATGATTTAAAAAGTCTTTATGAGCAAGATGCTGTTAGTAAAAAAGAATTAGATGGAGCTAAAACTTCTATGGATAAAGCTTATTCTAATTTTCAAAATGTACAAAAACAGTATGAATCAGCAAAATCAAGCGTTGATCTTGTGTTAAGTGGTTCTACGAGTGAAAAAATTAAAAAGGCAAAAGCTCAAGTAGACTATATGAAGGCAAATGTTGATTTATTAAATTATCAGTTGTCAAAGGCTACTATATACTCTCCTATTGACGGTGTTATTCAAAATATTAATTACGATGAAGGAGAACTTGTGTTAAATGGAGCTAATGTAGCTAATATAATTAATTTAACAGATAGATGGGTTAAAATATATATTCCTCAAAAACAACTAAATAAAGTGAGTTTGAATCAAGAGGTAAATATAAAAGCAGATTATTTGAAGGATAAAAAGCTGACGGGTAAAATCGTGTATATATCATCTAAAGCAGAATTTACTCCAAAAAATGTTGAGTCAAAGGAAAGCAAAGAAGAGATGGTATTTGAGGTTAAGGTTAAAATAGATGATCAGTCAAATTTATTAAAACCAGGTATGCTAGTAGATATAGATTTAGAAGGTGATTTAAATGGAAAATAA
- a CDS encoding YgiQ family radical SAM protein yields the protein MTQNKFLPISKEDMIDRGWEELDFIIVTGDAYVDHHSFGTAIISRVLEDAGYKVGIIAQPDWKSTDDFKKLGKPRLGFLVNSGNMDSMVNHYTVSKRTREKDLYSPGGKMGHRPDRATIVYCNKIREVYKNIPIIIGGVEASLRRFAHYDYWENKVRKSMLVDSGADMLIYGMGERPVVEIANSLNDGFDIKYIRHIEGTCYIVDEKEELYEDYVEAPSFKDVFKDKVEYAKAFKIQYDAQDPVRGTMVVQKHANKYLVQNKPQMPLSREELDKVYNLPYQKNYHPIYEKQGGIAAIEEVKFSIVSSRGCFGSCSFCAITFHQGRIVQSRSEESIIKEAKEITKYPDFKGYIHDVGGPTANFRKPACSKQLKSGSCKNKQCLSPSPCKNMDVDHSEYLGVLRKLRKLPNIKKVFVRSGLRYDYIMADKSDKFFRELVEHHVSGQLKVAPEHISPKVLKYMGKPAGKTYDKFREKFYKINDQLGKKQFIIPYLMSSHPGSTLDTAIELAEYLRDIRYQPEQVQDFYPTPGTLSTTMFYTGLDPLTMKEVYIPKTKSEKAMQRALLQYRNPRNYDLVYEALMKSGREDLIGFGPKCLIKPRGARKKEDYSKFNNKSSGKTNNRNNKKSNNKSKGKFNDKSKDKFNDRSDDKFSGRSNKKSNGKFENKNNRKTDNRKNKSNGKKRKR from the coding sequence ATGACACAAAATAAATTTTTACCTATTAGTAAAGAGGATATGATAGATAGAGGTTGGGAAGAATTAGACTTTATAATAGTAACTGGTGATGCATATGTTGATCACCATAGTTTTGGTACAGCTATAATATCTAGGGTATTAGAAGATGCAGGATATAAGGTTGGAATAATAGCTCAACCTGATTGGAAAAGTACGGATGATTTTAAAAAACTAGGGAAACCACGTCTTGGATTCTTGGTTAATTCTGGTAATATGGATTCTATGGTAAATCACTATACAGTTAGTAAAAGAACAAGAGAAAAAGATCTTTATTCTCCTGGTGGAAAGATGGGTCATAGACCTGATAGAGCCACTATTGTTTATTGTAATAAGATAAGAGAGGTATATAAAAATATACCTATAATTATAGGTGGAGTAGAGGCAAGTCTTAGAAGATTTGCTCATTATGATTACTGGGAAAATAAAGTTAGAAAATCAATGCTTGTAGACAGTGGAGCAGATATGCTTATATACGGTATGGGAGAGAGACCTGTTGTTGAGATTGCAAATAGTTTAAATGATGGGTTTGATATAAAGTATATAAGACATATAGAAGGAACTTGTTATATAGTAGATGAAAAAGAAGAGTTATATGAGGATTATGTGGAGGCGCCATCTTTTAAGGATGTATTTAAAGATAAGGTCGAATATGCAAAAGCATTTAAGATTCAGTATGATGCTCAAGATCCTGTAAGAGGAACGATGGTTGTGCAAAAGCATGCTAATAAGTACCTTGTCCAAAATAAACCTCAAATGCCATTATCAAGGGAAGAGCTAGATAAGGTATATAATTTACCGTATCAGAAAAACTACCATCCTATATATGAAAAACAAGGTGGAATAGCAGCTATTGAAGAGGTAAAATTCAGTATAGTAAGTTCTAGAGGATGTTTTGGAAGTTGTTCTTTTTGTGCTATAACATTCCATCAAGGAAGAATAGTTCAAAGTAGAAGTGAAGAATCTATAATAAAAGAAGCTAAGGAAATAACTAAGTATCCAGATTTTAAAGGATATATCCATGATGTTGGAGGCCCTACTGCAAACTTTAGAAAGCCTGCTTGTTCAAAACAATTGAAATCAGGATCTTGTAAGAATAAACAGTGTTTATCTCCAAGTCCTTGTAAGAATATGGATGTGGATCATAGTGAATATTTAGGAGTTCTTAGAAAGCTTAGAAAGTTACCTAATATTAAAAAAGTATTTGTAAGATCAGGACTTAGATATGATTATATAATGGCTGATAAAAGTGATAAATTTTTCAGAGAACTTGTAGAACATCATGTTAGTGGACAGTTAAAAGTAGCTCCTGAACATATATCTCCTAAGGTTCTTAAGTACATGGGGAAACCAGCAGGGAAGACTTATGATAAATTCAGAGAGAAATTCTATAAGATAAATGATCAATTAGGAAAGAAACAGTTTATAATACCTTATTTAATGTCAAGTCATCCAGGGAGTACACTTGATACTGCTATAGAACTTGCTGAGTATTTAAGAGATATTAGATATCAACCAGAGCAGGTTCAAGATTTTTATCCAACTCCTGGAACGTTGTCTACTACAATGTTTTATACAGGACTTGATCCTTTGACTATGAAAGAGGTATATATACCAAAGACTAAGAGTGAGAAAGCTATGCAAAGAGCTTTGCTTCAATATAGAAATCCTAGAAATTATGATCTTGTTTACGAAGCTTTGATGAAATCTGGAAGAGAAGATCTTATAGGTTTTGGACCTAAGTGTTTAATAAAACCAAGGGGAGCTAGAAAAAAAGAAGATTATAGTAAATTCAATAATAAATCTAGTGGAAAAACTAATAATAGAAATAATAAAAAGTCAAACAATAAGTCAAAAGGTAAATTCAATGATAAATCTAAAGACAAGTTTAATGATAGATCAGATGATAAATTTAGTGGAAGATCTAATAAAAAGAGTAATGGAAAATTCGAAAATAAAAACAATAGAAAAACGGATAATAGAAAAAATAAATCTAACGGGAAAAAAAGAAAAAGATAG
- a CDS encoding TetR/AcrR family transcriptional regulator, which yields MESRTSKTRKKILEAAIEEFAQKGFSATTTLEIAQRAQVAEVTLFRHFPKKKDILHFAVLDFVDVFTGNFAFNSLKVIVDHNKHKPIKEILKLIILDRREFLQEYFPYIKVIFQEMQFDEEVRTIYLEKIAKQVSLLFSELFSEIKEREKIKNIDSFILMRSFIGMAFMMIMQRYFIPSENKFEDFDKEIDIVVDIFLNGILDK from the coding sequence ATGGAAAGTAGAACATCTAAAACAAGAAAAAAAATATTGGAAGCTGCTATTGAGGAGTTTGCTCAAAAGGGGTTTTCAGCTACGACGACTTTAGAAATAGCTCAAAGAGCACAAGTTGCAGAAGTGACTTTATTCAGGCATTTTCCTAAAAAGAAAGATATTTTGCATTTTGCAGTTTTGGATTTTGTTGATGTGTTTACAGGGAATTTTGCGTTTAATAGTTTAAAGGTAATAGTAGATCATAATAAACATAAACCTATAAAAGAAATACTAAAGCTTATAATCTTAGATAGAAGAGAATTTCTTCAAGAATATTTTCCCTATATAAAAGTTATTTTTCAAGAGATGCAGTTTGATGAAGAAGTTAGAACAATTTATTTAGAAAAAATAGCTAAGCAGGTAAGCCTATTATTCAGTGAACTTTTCAGTGAAATAAAAGAAAGAGAAAAAATTAAAAACATAGATTCGTTTATATTAATGAGATCATTCATAGGTATGGCTTTTATGATGATTATGCAGAGATATTTTATACCTAGTGAGAATAAGTTTGAGGATTTTGATAAAGAAATAGATATTGTTGTAGATATATTTTTAAATGGAATTTTGGACAAATAA
- a CDS encoding ABC transporter permease, which translates to MNLKRLLTIMKKEFIHIKRDKASLVIALLMPIAFIFIFGYAVNTDVDNISMAVFDNDKTLESREYINSLKNSNYFNPNIYEENMQNIQKLIDEGTVKSAIVIPSGFSKHLKRNEKAQVELIIDGTDPTIARTALQSGVLTTNMYSMDISEDFIKKTGKNYVRTPGIDMRTRVWYNPNLESSKFIIPGLIGLIMQNITVMLTAFSLVREREKGTLELLIVTPIKSSELIIGKMIPYVLIGSIDFIISLFFGTLWFDVPIKGNMSLLILLGFGFVICSLAIGMLISTIANNQAHAMQLTILFILPSVLLSGFMFPRESMPIIIQLSGYFIPLTYFLNILRGIILKGVGFSYLIKDVVILFIFGTLLLCISSIKFKKKLD; encoded by the coding sequence ATGAACTTAAAAAGACTTCTTACTATAATGAAAAAAGAATTTATCCATATAAAAAGGGATAAGGCAAGTCTTGTTATAGCTTTATTAATGCCTATAGCATTTATATTTATATTTGGATATGCAGTAAATACTGATGTAGATAATATAAGTATGGCTGTGTTTGATAATGATAAGACTTTAGAGAGTAGGGAATATATAAATTCTTTAAAAAACTCAAACTATTTTAATCCAAATATATATGAAGAAAATATGCAAAATATTCAAAAACTAATAGATGAGGGAACGGTTAAATCTGCTATTGTAATACCTTCTGGATTTTCAAAGCATCTGAAAAGAAATGAAAAAGCACAAGTTGAACTAATTATAGATGGAACAGATCCAACCATAGCTAGAACTGCACTTCAAAGTGGGGTGCTTACTACTAATATGTATTCTATGGATATTTCTGAGGATTTTATTAAAAAAACAGGGAAAAACTATGTAAGAACACCTGGAATAGATATGAGAACCAGAGTTTGGTATAATCCAAATCTTGAAAGTTCAAAATTTATAATTCCTGGACTCATTGGACTTATTATGCAAAATATAACTGTGATGCTTACGGCTTTTTCTCTTGTAAGGGAAAGGGAAAAAGGGACTTTAGAATTATTAATAGTAACACCTATAAAATCATCAGAACTTATAATAGGTAAGATGATACCGTATGTTCTAATAGGAAGTATAGATTTTATAATATCATTGTTCTTTGGAACTTTATGGTTTGATGTACCTATTAAAGGGAATATGTCATTGCTTATATTATTAGGATTTGGCTTTGTTATATGTTCCCTTGCTATAGGAATGCTGATATCAACTATAGCTAATAATCAAGCTCATGCAATGCAACTTACTATATTATTTATTCTACCTAGTGTACTCTTATCAGGATTTATGTTTCCAAGAGAATCTATGCCAATTATAATTCAGCTTTCAGGCTACTTTATACCTCTTACATACTTTCTCAATATATTAAGAGGTATTATATTAAAGGGTGTAGGATTTAGCTATTTAATAAAGGATGTAGTTATTTTATTCATATTTGGAACTTTATTATTATGTATATCTTCCATTAAATTTAAGAAAAAATTAGATTAA
- a CDS encoding methyl-accepting chemotaxis protein, whose amino-acid sequence MMQFKTIKSTMLSIILPLVIVAMLTLGILGYFYSKAIINDEISKKMNYQLDYVIENIEKRLSNHNQLVLGLAKSVEASIETGKEETYLSMVEKVISTNEETFGSGIWLEPYMLNENEKYFGPYAYKENDKISITMDYSNEEYDYFQCGWYEGVKNIKDTSIWSTPYYDETTDITMITTSAPIYNKNSEFIGAVTADTDLSSIQKMIQDTKVGLQGKAFLIDEDGTYIADQDKQKVMKVKVINDSNKSLANIGEKIIQSEKGNGIYKDKNGDNEIYYARIPQTKWTVALTIPQKELYAPLKTLVKNIIITIITSLFIVISGIVMYANRLTKNISILKETTQSIAQGDFTVKSDIKLKDEIGQLSNNFNTMVQNIKILLLDSKEVSEEVSEAATNLAATSEETSASAEEIARAIEEIAMGATKQAENAAEGAKISSNLDNKFTQLANNSGDMYQRANEVSQINKLGVEVVKELKENTDLNNTSINNIEIAINQLSMKSNNIGEILKTIRSIAEQTNLLALNASIESARAGDAGKGFAVVADEIRKLAEGSQESTDKIKEIVQAIQQESCNTVELMGEVKDISLKQTKSVGDVNGAFEKISYGIESITSNIDDINEFINNMIYDKNEIVHSIENISAVSEETAASSEEISASVDQQSIAVEDVANNAEKLTQLSLKLNDQINKFKI is encoded by the coding sequence ATGATGCAATTTAAAACTATAAAAAGTACAATGCTAAGTATTATTCTTCCCTTAGTTATTGTAGCAATGCTTACATTGGGAATATTAGGATATTTTTATTCGAAAGCTATTATAAATGATGAAATAAGTAAAAAGATGAATTATCAGTTAGATTATGTGATAGAAAACATTGAAAAGAGATTATCTAATCACAATCAATTAGTATTAGGACTAGCAAAGTCTGTAGAAGCTTCTATTGAAACAGGAAAAGAAGAGACTTATTTATCTATGGTTGAAAAAGTTATTTCTACAAATGAAGAAACATTTGGTTCTGGTATATGGTTAGAGCCATATATGCTAAATGAAAATGAAAAATATTTTGGACCATATGCATATAAGGAGAATGATAAAATTAGCATTACAATGGATTACAGTAATGAAGAATATGATTATTTTCAATGTGGATGGTATGAAGGTGTAAAAAACATAAAGGACACTTCGATTTGGTCAACTCCTTATTACGATGAAACAACAGACATTACTATGATTACAACTTCAGCACCTATCTATAATAAAAATAGTGAGTTTATAGGAGCTGTCACAGCAGATACAGATTTAAGTAGTATTCAAAAAATGATTCAGGATACAAAGGTAGGACTACAAGGAAAAGCATTTTTAATAGATGAAGATGGAACTTATATTGCAGACCAAGATAAGCAGAAGGTTATGAAAGTCAAGGTTATAAATGATTCTAATAAAAGTCTTGCTAATATTGGGGAAAAAATAATACAAAGTGAAAAAGGAAATGGTATTTATAAAGATAAAAATGGTGATAATGAGATATATTATGCAAGAATTCCACAAACAAAATGGACTGTTGCATTGACTATTCCACAAAAAGAACTATATGCACCTCTAAAAACTTTAGTAAAAAATATAATTATTACTATAATAACAAGTCTGTTTATTGTAATTAGCGGTATCGTAATGTATGCAAATCGTTTAACTAAAAATATTTCTATATTGAAAGAAACTACACAATCTATAGCACAGGGAGATTTTACTGTAAAATCAGATATTAAATTAAAGGATGAAATTGGACAACTATCAAATAATTTTAATACAATGGTACAAAATATTAAAATTTTATTGTTAGATTCAAAAGAAGTAAGTGAAGAGGTATCAGAAGCTGCAACTAATTTAGCAGCAACATCTGAGGAAACAAGTGCTTCAGCAGAAGAAATAGCAAGAGCAATTGAAGAAATAGCAATGGGAGCAACTAAACAGGCAGAAAATGCAGCAGAAGGAGCAAAAATTTCCTCCAATTTAGATAATAAGTTTACACAATTGGCAAACAACAGTGGTGATATGTACCAAAGGGCAAATGAAGTAAGCCAAATAAATAAATTAGGTGTAGAAGTAGTGAAAGAGTTAAAAGAAAACACGGATTTAAATAACACATCTATTAATAATATAGAAATTGCAATAAATCAATTAAGTATGAAATCCAATAATATTGGGGAAATATTAAAAACGATAAGATCTATAGCCGAACAAACAAACTTATTAGCTCTTAATGCATCCATAGAATCAGCGAGGGCAGGAGACGCAGGAAAAGGATTTGCTGTGGTTGCTGATGAAATTAGAAAACTTGCTGAAGGGTCACAAGAATCAACGGATAAAATAAAAGAAATTGTACAAGCCATTCAACAAGAGAGTTGTAATACGGTAGAACTGATGGGCGAAGTAAAAGATATATCTTTAAAGCAGACAAAATCTGTAGGAGATGTAAACGGTGCATTTGAAAAAATATCTTATGGAATAGAAAGTATTACAAGTAATATAGATGATATAAATGAATTTATTAATAATATGATTTATGATAAAAATGAAATTGTGCACTCTATAGAAAATATCTCAGCGGTATCAGAAGAAACAGCTGCTTCATCTGAGGAGATAAGTGCATCTGTAGATCAGCAATCCATAGCAGTAGAAGACGTAGCAAATAATGCAGAGAAACTTACACAACTATCTTTAAAATTAAATGATCAAATCAATAAATTTAAAATATAA
- a CDS encoding ABC transporter ATP-binding protein, translated as MENNLVIDVKNLSKLFNDFKAVDDISLQIEKGKIYGLLGPNGCGKSTTIRMLCGVITPSDGSGSVLGLDVVNESEKIKQHIGYMSQKFSLYEDLTVYENLDFYASIYTISSSVKNKRIDELIKMAGLKGKEKVITKNLSGGWKQRLALGCSLIHKPELLILDEPTSAVDPVSRRIFWELIHKLSNQGITIIVTTHYMDEAQSCDEIAFMFSGKVIAKGTPVELIKERNCSNLESVFISYVEERTGEKIRSSFEEMKFIQKREGE; from the coding sequence ATGGAAAATAATTTAGTTATTGATGTTAAAAACCTTTCAAAATTATTTAATGACTTTAAGGCTGTAGATGATATAAGTCTTCAAATAGAAAAAGGAAAAATATATGGTCTCTTAGGTCCTAATGGATGTGGAAAGTCAACAACCATAAGGATGTTATGTGGTGTAATAACTCCATCAGATGGAAGTGGAAGTGTACTGGGGCTTGATGTTGTGAATGAATCGGAAAAAATAAAGCAACATATAGGATATATGTCACAAAAATTTAGTTTGTATGAGGATTTGACAGTGTATGAGAACTTAGACTTTTATGCAAGTATTTATACAATATCTAGTAGTGTTAAAAACAAAAGAATTGATGAATTAATAAAAATGGCAGGACTTAAAGGAAAAGAAAAAGTTATCACAAAGAATTTATCAGGGGGGTGGAAGCAAAGGTTAGCACTAGGATGTTCTCTAATACACAAACCAGAACTTTTAATACTAGATGAACCGACTTCTGCAGTAGATCCTGTATCTAGAAGGATATTTTGGGAACTTATTCATAAACTTTCTAATCAAGGTATAACAATTATAGTTACAACTCATTATATGGATGAGGCACAAAGCTGTGATGAGATAGCGTTTATGTTCTCTGGGAAAGTAATAGCAAAGGGTACACCAGTAGAATTGATAAAAGAGAGAAATTGCAGTAATTTAGAATCGGTATTCATAAGTTATGTTGAAGAACGAACTGGAGAAAAAATACGTTCGTCATTTGAAGAGATGAAATTCATACAAAAAAGAGAAGGTGAATAG
- a CDS encoding tetratricopeptide repeat protein, translating to MKNTYMINNYKNIANKFCEDGNFIKAINFYNKAYDLEGGSEDIDLLLDMALAYDDMENYDFAKQKYEEVLRIDKNEARAYFGLGVLYDNKEDYITSIDYYKKAVEIDDKYDRAYFFLASAYDEIEESEYAMENYKKAIELNPDDFWAYTNLGSLYEEMNENELAYEMTKEALGIISNHFTALFNMGVILKKLGRENESIKYYEMCIKRDKENPYSYLNLSIIYKGQKKYKKAKEIISEGIKNSPETSVLYYNRACFYVKLGMDELALKDLIKAVELSEKLLEYAKEDEELAPIRELKAYKVMFE from the coding sequence ATGAAAAATACTTATATGATAAATAATTATAAAAATATAGCCAATAAATTCTGTGAAGATGGAAACTTTATTAAGGCTATAAATTTTTACAACAAAGCTTATGATTTAGAAGGCGGAAGTGAAGATATAGATCTACTTTTAGACATGGCTCTTGCATACGATGATATGGAAAACTATGATTTTGCAAAACAAAAATATGAAGAAGTGTTGAGAATAGATAAAAATGAAGCTAGAGCTTATTTTGGACTTGGTGTTTTATATGATAATAAAGAGGACTATATAACGTCTATTGATTATTATAAAAAAGCTGTTGAAATTGATGACAAATACGATAGAGCTTACTTTTTCTTAGCTAGTGCTTATGATGAGATAGAAGAGAGCGAATATGCCATGGAAAATTATAAAAAAGCTATAGAACTTAATCCAGATGATTTTTGGGCATACACGAATTTAGGCTCGTTATATGAAGAAATGAATGAAAATGAATTAGCTTATGAAATGACTAAAGAAGCTTTGGGAATTATTTCTAATCATTTCACGGCGCTTTTCAATATGGGAGTTATACTTAAAAAGTTAGGAAGAGAAAATGAATCTATAAAATATTATGAAATGTGTATAAAAAGGGATAAAGAGAACCCTTACTCATATTTGAACTTAAGTATCATATACAAAGGACAAAAAAAATATAAGAAAGCCAAGGAAATTATAAGTGAGGGAATAAAAAATAGCCCTGAGACATCAGTTTTATATTATAATAGAGCGTGCTTTTATGTTAAACTTGGAATGGATGAATTGGCTCTTAAAGATTTAATAAAGGCAGTAGAGCTTAGTGAAAAACTTCTTGAATATGCAAAAGAAGATGAAGAATTGGCTCCTATTAGAGAACTAAAAGCATATAAAGTAATGTTTGAATAA